Proteins encoded in a region of the Tubulanus polymorphus chromosome 10, tnTubPoly1.2, whole genome shotgun sequence genome:
- the LOC141912059 gene encoding PAT complex subunit CCDC47-like codes for MKHLYLVVIALALLVKVTMVTSAHEAEVEDNEFAEFEDFDEDEVVKKPAPSAQKTEKKSGSESPSAAAGDDEQQTQPKIKPSAGKTVDSATTDEDEATVENEEDEFDHFNDEEEFEGFDKESKTSKIGKGGQEKIPDLKITKVPLHLRTNWDSFYLEMMMLGGLAVYFLNFLAGKAKNQKLAQAWMSAHKELLEANFHIVGDDGQAKEVTSGVLMKESENVYTLWCSGRVCCEGMLVELRLLKRQDLVNTIARMMKPVSDQIMIKVTMDATDMDTFVMCLAQKKMAAKLQKEMNDLSLFCPDIKKNSEKYGLSSSSYHIMAEIPEVTPAILDTTVCAVLNKFEGIVEYIHISDQFSGPKQTDDSGAPTKMPEVEKVLQFCFNIPKKGNTNVKDMEEMKPFLKLVFHCMDKVRRIKLTKEAKQRAERNRQKIEESYLKATHSTRQEAAQARREEKKRSEKEKMMNEEDPDKQRKWEDRENRREMKRKQPRMKMMKMKAM; via the exons ATGAAACATCTTTATCTCGTAGTCATCGCGTTGGCCTTGCTGGTCAAGGTAACTATGGTAACCAGCGCGCACGAGGCAGAAGTCGAAGACAATGAGTTCGCTGAATTTGAAGATTTCGATGAAG ATGAAGTCGTTAAGAAACCTGCGCCGTCTGCTCAGAAAACGGAAAAGAAATCGGGAAGCGAAAGTCCGTCTGCCGCCGCCGGCGACGACGAGCAGCAGACGCAGCCGAAAATAAAACCGTCTGCCGGAAAAACAGTTGATTCTGCGACAACAGACGAGGACGAGGCAACAGTTGAA AatgaagaagatgaatttgaCCATTTCAACGACGAAGAAGAATTCGAAGGCTTCGATAAAGAAAGTAAAACCAGTAAAATCGGGAAAGGGGGACAGGAAAAAATACCGGACCTCAAAATAACGAAG GTGCCGCTGCATTTACGCACAAACTGGGACAGTTTTTATCTGGAGATGATGATGCTCGGAGGTTTAGCCGTTTATTTCCTCAATTTTCTCGCCGGTAAAGCTAAAAACCAGAAACTCGCGCAGGCCTGGATGTCGGCGCATAAAGAGCTGTTAGAGGCTAATTTCCATATCGTGG GTGATGACGGACAGGCTAAAGAGGTGACGTCCGGCGTTTTAATGAAAGAATCAGAGAATGTTTACACTCTATGGTGCAGCGGTCGCGTCTGCTGCGAGGGAATGTTAGTCGAGTTGCGTCTGCTCAAACGACAAGATCTCGTTAATACAATCGCTCGTATGATGAAACCTGTTTCTGATCAAATT atGATAAAGGTAACAATGGACGCCACCGATATGGACACGTTCGTCATGTGTCTCGCTCAgaaaaagatggccgccaaacTTCAGAAAGAGATGAACGATCTT agtCTGTTCTGTCCGGATATCAAGAAGAATTCGGAGAAGTACGGATTGTCGTCCTCGAGTTATCACATTATGGCTGAAATTCCGGAGGTGACTCCCGCTATACTTGACACCACG gtttGCGCCGTTTTGAATAAATTCGAAGGAATCGTCGAATACATTCACATCTCCGATCAGTTCTCCGGCCCGAAGCAGACGGACGACTCCGGCGCTCCGACGAAAATGCCCGAAGTCGAGAAAGTGCTCCAGTTCTGTTTCAACATTCCGAAGAAGGGTAACACTAACGTGAAGGACATGGAGGAGATGAAGCCGTTCCTGAAATTAGTGTTTCACTGTATGGATAAAGTGCGTCGTATTAAGCTGACGAAAGAG GCTAAACAGAGAGCCGAGAGGAACCGACAGAAGATCGAGGAATCCTACCTGAAAGCTACGCATTCTACCCGCCAGGAGGCAGCACAGGCTCGACGTGAAGAGAAGAAACGTTCGGAGAAAGAGAAAATGATGAACGAAGAAGATCCGGACAAACAGAGGAAGTGGGAGGATCGCGAGAACAGGAGAGAGATGAAACGTAAACAACCGcgcatgaaaatgatgaaaatgaaagccATGTAA